One window of Suricata suricatta isolate VVHF042 chromosome 6, meerkat_22Aug2017_6uvM2_HiC, whole genome shotgun sequence genomic DNA carries:
- the SLC12A7 gene encoding solute carrier family 12 member 7 isoform X1 — protein MEPESFFEGKNMALFEEEMDSNPMVSSLLNKLANYTNLSQGAAEHEEDDDSKRREVKSPRMGTFIGVYLPCLQNILGVILFLRLTWIVGAAGVLESFLIVFMCCTCTMLTAISMSAIATNGVVPAGGSYYMISRSLGPEFGGAVGLCFYLGTTFAGAMYILGTIEIFLTYISPSAAIIQAEAAGGEAVAMLHNMRVYGTCTLLLMAMVVFVGVKYVNKLALVFLACVVLSILAIYAGVIKSAFDPPDIPVCLLGNRTLARRGFDICAKVHAADNGTTPTALWGLFCNSSMPNATCDEYFAQNNVTEIQGIPGVVSGVLLDNLWSAYADKGAFVERKGTPSVPVPEETGASGLPYVLTDIMTCFTMLVGIYFPSVTGIMAGSNRSGDLRDAQKSIPTGTILAIVTTSFIYLSCIVLFGACIEGVILRDKFGEALQGKLVIGMLAWPSPWVIVIGSFFSTCGAGLQSLTGAPRLLQAIARDGIVPFLRVFGHGKSNGEPTWALLLTALICETGILIASLDSVAPILSMFFLMCYLFVNLACAVQTLLRTPNWRPRFKYYHWALSFLGMSLCLALMFICSWYYALSAMLVAGCIYKYIEYRGAEKEWGDGIRGLSLNAARYALLRVEHGPPHTKNWRPQVLVMLSLDEEQCVKHPRLLSLTTQLKAGKGLTIVGAVLEGTYLDKHVEAQRAEENIRALMSTEKTKGFCQLVVSSNLRDGMSHLIQAAGLGGMKHNTVLMAWPESWKREDNTFSWKNFVETVRDTTAAQQALLVAKNVDLFPQSQERFSDGDIDVWWVVHDGGLLMLLPFLLRQHKVWRKCRMRIFTVAQVDDNSIQMKKDLQVFLYHLRISAEVEVVEMVENDISAFTYEKTLMMEQRSQMLKQMQLSKTEREREAQLIHDRNTASRSGVATRAQAPAPLDKVQMTWTKEKLIAEKLKNKEPGMSGFKDLFSLKPEWGNLNQSNVRRMHTAVKLNGVVLSRSRDAQLVLLNMPGPPRNRQGDENYMEFLEVLTEGLNRVLLVRGSGREVVTIYS, from the exons ATGGAGCCGGAGAGCTTCTTTGAAGGAAAGAACATGGCGCTTTTTGAG GAGGAGATGGACAGCAACCCCATGGTGTCGTCCTTGCTCAACAAGCTGGCCAACTACACCAACCTGAGCCAGGGCGCAGCCGAACACGAGGAGGACGATGACAGCAAGAGGCGGGAGGTCAAG AGCCCGCGCATGGGCACCTTCATTGGCGTCTACCTGCCCTGCCTCCAGAACATTCTCGGCGTGATCCTCTTCTTGCGCCTGACGTGGATTGTGGGGGCAGCTGGCGTCCTGGAGTCCTTCCTCATCGTGTTCATGTGCTGCACCTGC ACGATGCTGACCGCCATCTCCATGAGCGCCATCGCCACCAACGGTGTGGTCCCAG CCGGCGGCTCCTACTACATGATCTCGAGGTCTCTGGGCCCTGAGTTCGGAGGGGCCGTGGGCCTCTGCTTCTACCTGGGCACCACCTTCGCCGGGGCCATGTATATCCTGGGGACCATTGAGATCTTTTTG ACCTACATCTCCCCCAGCGCGGCCATCATCCAGGCAGAGGCGGCGGGCGGTGAGGCCGTGGCCATGCTGCACAACATGCGTGTGTACGGGACCTGCACGCTGCTGCTCATGGCCATGGTGGTCTTCGTGGGCGTCAAGTACGTCAACAAGCTGGCCCTGGTGTTCCTGGCCTGCGTGGTGCTGTCCATCCTCGCCATCTACGCCGGTGTCATCAAGTCTGCCTTTGACCCGCCAGACATCCC GGTCTGCCTGCTGGGGAACCGCACCTTGGCGAGACGCGGCTTTGACATCTGCGCCAAGGTCCACGCCGCAGACAACGGCACGACGCCCACGGCGCTCTGGGGCCTCTTCTGCAACAGCTCCATGCCCAACGCCACCTGTGACGAGTACTTCGCCCAGAACAACGTCACGGAGATCCAGGGTATCCCCGGCGTGGTCAGTGGCGTCCTCCTGG ATAACCTGTGGAGCGCGTATGCAGACAAGGGGGCGTTTGTGGAGAGGAAGGGCACGCCGTCGGTCCCCGTGCCGGAGGAGACCGGAGCCAGCGGCCTGCCCTACGTCCTCACGGACATCATGACCTGCTTCACCATGCTGGTCGGCATCTACTTCCCATCAGTGACGG GTATCATGGCAGGCTCGAACCGGTCTGGGGACCTCAGGGACGCCCAGAAGTCCATCCCCACGGGGACCATTTTGGCCATCGTGACGACGTCTTTTATCT ACCTGTCCTGCATCGTGCTCTTCGGGGCCTGCATCGAGGGAGTGATCCTGCGAGACAA GTTTGGGGAGGCCCTGCAGGGGAAGCTGGTCATCGGCATGCTGGCCTGGCCGTCCCCCTGGGTCATCGTCATCGGCTCCTTCTTCTCCACCTGCGGTGCGGGTCTGCAGAGCCTCACGGGCGCACCGCGGCTGCTGCAGGCCATCGCCCGCGACGGCATCGTCCCCTTCCTGCGG GTGTTTGGTCACGGGAAGTCCAACGGGGAGCCCACATGGGCCCTGCTGCTCACGGCCCTCATCTGCGAGACTGGCATCCTCATTGCCTCCCTGGACAGCGTGGCCCCCATCCTCTCCat GTTCTTCCTCATGTGCTACCTGTTCGTGAACCTGGCGTGTGCCGTGCAGACCCTGCTGCGGACGCCCAACTGGCGCCCCCGGTTCAAGTACTACCACTG GGCGCTGTCCTTCCTGGGCATGAGCCTGTGCCTTGCCCTGATGTTCATCTGCTCCTGGTACTACGCCCTGTCCGCCATGCTGGTCGCCGGCTGCATCTACAAGTACATCGAGTACCGCGG GGCCGAGAAGGAGTGGGGTGACGGCATCAGGGGGCTGTCTCTGAACGCTGCCCGGTACGCCCTGCTGCGTGTGGAGCACGGCCCGCCCCACACCAAGAACTGGAG GCCGCAGGTGCTGGTCATGCTGAGCCTGGATGAGGAGCAGTGCGTGAAGCACCCTCGCCTGCTGTCCCTCACCACCCAGCTCAAGGCCGGCAAGGGCCTGACCATCGTGGGCGCCGTGCTGGAGGGCACCTACCTGGACAAGCACGTGGAGGCCCAGCGGGCCGAGGAG AACATCCGGGCGCTGATGAGCACAGAGAAGACCAAGGGCTTCTGCCAGCTGGTGGTGTCCTCCAACCTGCGCGATGGCATGTCCCACCTGATCCAGGCAGCCGGCCTGGGGGGCATGAAGCACAACACGGTGCTCATGGCCTGGCCCGAGTCCTGGAAGCGGGAGGACAACACCTTCTCCTGGAAGAACTTCGTCG AGACCGTCCGAGACACCACGGCGGCACAGCAGGCCCTGCTGGTGGCCAAGAATGTGGACCTGTTCCCGCAAAGCCAGGAGCGATTCAGCGATGGGGACATCGACGTGTGGTGGGTCGTGCACGACGGGGGCCTGCTCATGCTGCTGCCCTTCCTGCTGCGGCAGCacaag gtgTGGAGGAAGTGCCGCATGCGCATCTTCACGGTGGCCCAGGTGGACGACAACAGCATCCAGATGAAGAAGGACCTGCAGGTGTTCCTGTACCACCTGCGCATCAGCGCCGAGGTGGAGGTGGTTGAGATG GTGGAAAACGACATCTCGGCGTTCACGTATGAGAAGACGCTCATGATGGAGCAGAGGTCCCAGATGCTGAAGCAGATGCAGCTGTCCAAGACGGAGCGGGAGAGAGAG GCTCAGCTCATCCATGATAGGAACACCGCGTCCCGTTCTGGAGTGGCCACCagggcccaggccccagccccgctGGACAAAGTGCAGATGACCTGGACCAAGGAGAAGCTGATCGCCGAGAAGCTTAAGAACAAGGAGCCAGGCATGTCTGGATTCAAAGACCTCTTCAGCCTGAAGCC AGAATGGGGAAATCT GAACCAGTCCAACGTCCGGAGGATGCACACGGCCGTGAAGCTCAACGGCGTCGTCCTCAGCAGGTCCCGCGACGCCCAGCTGGTCCTGCTCAACATGCCGGGGCCCCCCAGAAACCGGCAGGGGGACGAGAACT ATATGGAGTTCCTGGAGGTCCTGACCGAGGGGCTCAACAGGGTCCTCCTGGTCAGGGGCAGCGGCCGGGAGGTGGTCACCATCTACTCCTGA
- the SLC12A7 gene encoding solute carrier family 12 member 7 isoform X2 — MEPESFFEGKNMALFEEEMDSNPMVSSLLNKLANYTNLSQGAAEHEEDDDSKRREVKSPRMGTFIGVYLPCLQNILGVILFLRLTWIVGAAGVLESFLIVFMCCTCTMLTAISMSAIATNGVVPAGGSYYMISRSLGPEFGGAVGLCFYLGTTFAGAMYILGTIEIFLTYISPSAAIIQAEAAGGEAVAMLHNMRVYGTCTLLLMAMVVFVGVKYVNKLALVFLACVVLSILAIYAGVIKSAFDPPDIPVCLLGNRTLARRGFDICAKVHAADNGTTPTALWGLFCNSSMPNATCDEYFAQNNVTEIQGIPGVVSGVLLDNLWSAYADKGAFVERKGTPSVPVPEETGASGLPYVLTDIMTCFTMLVGIYFPSVTGIMAGSNRSGDLRDAQKSIPTGTILAIVTTSFIYLSCIVLFGACIEGVILRDKFGEALQGKLVIGMLAWPSPWVIVIGSFFSTCGAGLQSLTGAPRLLQAIARDGIVPFLRVFGHGKSNGEPTWALLLTALICETGILIASLDSVAPILSMFFLMCYLFVNLACAVQTLLRTPNWRPRFKYYHWALSFLGMSLCLALMFICSWYYALSAMLVAGCIYKYIEYRGAEKEWGDGIRGLSLNAARYALLRVEHGPPHTKNWRPQVLVMLSLDEEQCVKHPRLLSLTTQLKAGKGLTIVGAVLEGTYLDKHVEAQRAEENIRALMSTEKTKGFCQLVVSSNLRDGMSHLIQAAGLGGMKHNTVLMAWPESWKREDNTFSWKNFVETVRDTTAAQQALLVAKNVDLFPQSQERFSDGDIDVWWVVHDGGLLMLLPFLLRQHKVWRKCRMRIFTVAQVDDNSIQMKKDLQVFLYHLRISAEVEVVEMVENDISAFTYEKTLMMEQRSQMLKQMQLSKTEREREAQLIHDRNTASRSGVATRAQAPAPLDKVQMTWTKEKLIAEKLKNKEPGMSGFKDLFSLKPNQSNVRRMHTAVKLNGVVLSRSRDAQLVLLNMPGPPRNRQGDENYMEFLEVLTEGLNRVLLVRGSGREVVTIYS; from the exons ATGGAGCCGGAGAGCTTCTTTGAAGGAAAGAACATGGCGCTTTTTGAG GAGGAGATGGACAGCAACCCCATGGTGTCGTCCTTGCTCAACAAGCTGGCCAACTACACCAACCTGAGCCAGGGCGCAGCCGAACACGAGGAGGACGATGACAGCAAGAGGCGGGAGGTCAAG AGCCCGCGCATGGGCACCTTCATTGGCGTCTACCTGCCCTGCCTCCAGAACATTCTCGGCGTGATCCTCTTCTTGCGCCTGACGTGGATTGTGGGGGCAGCTGGCGTCCTGGAGTCCTTCCTCATCGTGTTCATGTGCTGCACCTGC ACGATGCTGACCGCCATCTCCATGAGCGCCATCGCCACCAACGGTGTGGTCCCAG CCGGCGGCTCCTACTACATGATCTCGAGGTCTCTGGGCCCTGAGTTCGGAGGGGCCGTGGGCCTCTGCTTCTACCTGGGCACCACCTTCGCCGGGGCCATGTATATCCTGGGGACCATTGAGATCTTTTTG ACCTACATCTCCCCCAGCGCGGCCATCATCCAGGCAGAGGCGGCGGGCGGTGAGGCCGTGGCCATGCTGCACAACATGCGTGTGTACGGGACCTGCACGCTGCTGCTCATGGCCATGGTGGTCTTCGTGGGCGTCAAGTACGTCAACAAGCTGGCCCTGGTGTTCCTGGCCTGCGTGGTGCTGTCCATCCTCGCCATCTACGCCGGTGTCATCAAGTCTGCCTTTGACCCGCCAGACATCCC GGTCTGCCTGCTGGGGAACCGCACCTTGGCGAGACGCGGCTTTGACATCTGCGCCAAGGTCCACGCCGCAGACAACGGCACGACGCCCACGGCGCTCTGGGGCCTCTTCTGCAACAGCTCCATGCCCAACGCCACCTGTGACGAGTACTTCGCCCAGAACAACGTCACGGAGATCCAGGGTATCCCCGGCGTGGTCAGTGGCGTCCTCCTGG ATAACCTGTGGAGCGCGTATGCAGACAAGGGGGCGTTTGTGGAGAGGAAGGGCACGCCGTCGGTCCCCGTGCCGGAGGAGACCGGAGCCAGCGGCCTGCCCTACGTCCTCACGGACATCATGACCTGCTTCACCATGCTGGTCGGCATCTACTTCCCATCAGTGACGG GTATCATGGCAGGCTCGAACCGGTCTGGGGACCTCAGGGACGCCCAGAAGTCCATCCCCACGGGGACCATTTTGGCCATCGTGACGACGTCTTTTATCT ACCTGTCCTGCATCGTGCTCTTCGGGGCCTGCATCGAGGGAGTGATCCTGCGAGACAA GTTTGGGGAGGCCCTGCAGGGGAAGCTGGTCATCGGCATGCTGGCCTGGCCGTCCCCCTGGGTCATCGTCATCGGCTCCTTCTTCTCCACCTGCGGTGCGGGTCTGCAGAGCCTCACGGGCGCACCGCGGCTGCTGCAGGCCATCGCCCGCGACGGCATCGTCCCCTTCCTGCGG GTGTTTGGTCACGGGAAGTCCAACGGGGAGCCCACATGGGCCCTGCTGCTCACGGCCCTCATCTGCGAGACTGGCATCCTCATTGCCTCCCTGGACAGCGTGGCCCCCATCCTCTCCat GTTCTTCCTCATGTGCTACCTGTTCGTGAACCTGGCGTGTGCCGTGCAGACCCTGCTGCGGACGCCCAACTGGCGCCCCCGGTTCAAGTACTACCACTG GGCGCTGTCCTTCCTGGGCATGAGCCTGTGCCTTGCCCTGATGTTCATCTGCTCCTGGTACTACGCCCTGTCCGCCATGCTGGTCGCCGGCTGCATCTACAAGTACATCGAGTACCGCGG GGCCGAGAAGGAGTGGGGTGACGGCATCAGGGGGCTGTCTCTGAACGCTGCCCGGTACGCCCTGCTGCGTGTGGAGCACGGCCCGCCCCACACCAAGAACTGGAG GCCGCAGGTGCTGGTCATGCTGAGCCTGGATGAGGAGCAGTGCGTGAAGCACCCTCGCCTGCTGTCCCTCACCACCCAGCTCAAGGCCGGCAAGGGCCTGACCATCGTGGGCGCCGTGCTGGAGGGCACCTACCTGGACAAGCACGTGGAGGCCCAGCGGGCCGAGGAG AACATCCGGGCGCTGATGAGCACAGAGAAGACCAAGGGCTTCTGCCAGCTGGTGGTGTCCTCCAACCTGCGCGATGGCATGTCCCACCTGATCCAGGCAGCCGGCCTGGGGGGCATGAAGCACAACACGGTGCTCATGGCCTGGCCCGAGTCCTGGAAGCGGGAGGACAACACCTTCTCCTGGAAGAACTTCGTCG AGACCGTCCGAGACACCACGGCGGCACAGCAGGCCCTGCTGGTGGCCAAGAATGTGGACCTGTTCCCGCAAAGCCAGGAGCGATTCAGCGATGGGGACATCGACGTGTGGTGGGTCGTGCACGACGGGGGCCTGCTCATGCTGCTGCCCTTCCTGCTGCGGCAGCacaag gtgTGGAGGAAGTGCCGCATGCGCATCTTCACGGTGGCCCAGGTGGACGACAACAGCATCCAGATGAAGAAGGACCTGCAGGTGTTCCTGTACCACCTGCGCATCAGCGCCGAGGTGGAGGTGGTTGAGATG GTGGAAAACGACATCTCGGCGTTCACGTATGAGAAGACGCTCATGATGGAGCAGAGGTCCCAGATGCTGAAGCAGATGCAGCTGTCCAAGACGGAGCGGGAGAGAGAG GCTCAGCTCATCCATGATAGGAACACCGCGTCCCGTTCTGGAGTGGCCACCagggcccaggccccagccccgctGGACAAAGTGCAGATGACCTGGACCAAGGAGAAGCTGATCGCCGAGAAGCTTAAGAACAAGGAGCCAGGCATGTCTGGATTCAAAGACCTCTTCAGCCTGAAGCC GAACCAGTCCAACGTCCGGAGGATGCACACGGCCGTGAAGCTCAACGGCGTCGTCCTCAGCAGGTCCCGCGACGCCCAGCTGGTCCTGCTCAACATGCCGGGGCCCCCCAGAAACCGGCAGGGGGACGAGAACT ATATGGAGTTCCTGGAGGTCCTGACCGAGGGGCTCAACAGGGTCCTCCTGGTCAGGGGCAGCGGCCGGGAGGTGGTCACCATCTACTCCTGA
- the NKD2 gene encoding LOW QUALITY PROTEIN: protein naked cuticle homolog 2 (The sequence of the model RefSeq protein was modified relative to this genomic sequence to represent the inferred CDS: inserted 2 bases in 2 codons; deleted 1 base in 1 codon; substituted 2 bases at 2 genomic stop codons): MELPPGRRLTPAAAPNALPAAALGSSSQRPGSEGSLAPALCRLAAKAELRELPSRDLQEGSFWEDQGPLEAALSPEKAEGXDSTGQTFSELGGGRAASREGPGALGKKHLNLNAVPCALQALQEEDNRQEWTFTFYGFGFDNSGKATREDMSSLMHTLXEAADASIGHSSGSSKTFRXKLTISPKSSSKRKDNPPTGRAPCTGSASSLPRANHLFSKQMNERTGAHSLQDGGRALRRPHGASKAARTRQALTGGPWGPREFCTELAAVLAGPQGWLGGWLGSWLSSGALLPFPSGAAGAGQSPLPRIRRPPARGAPPSPRACSGPVRQRALRPSSPRYTQEAGRQPPPLLRSGPALHGRRNHYLDLVGTGDQGPACGAACVDASGAGAPSPQGSRSPCNEAHCSPAPKWSSLAQAKQDHQGEAVHSQSRSHSREWEAHMVSHXRSQPLADLPLLAADPTVRALDMQPLRSPKGSGRPPGVPNGCKPGRAFSSHWPREVGPGPAPQDGQPPPQPPYGHRRHWQRNVEDHLPPRVALEHEAVRDLPPLLVGEGCAVPVVQRHGHHHPS, translated from the exons ATGGAGCTGCCGCCTGGCAGGCGGCTCACGCCGGCCGCTGCCCCGAACGCCCTCCCCGCTGCCGCCCTGGGCTCCAGCAGCCAGCGGCCGGGGAGCGAGGGCAGCCTGGCACCTGCGCTGTGCCGTCTGGCAGCAAAGGCCGAGCTGCGG GAGCTGCCCAGCAGGGACCTGCAGGAGGGATCTTTCTGGGAGGACCAGGGTCCCCTAGAGG CAGCT TTGTCCCCTGAGAAAGCCGAGGGCTGAGACAGCACAGGACAGACCTTCAGCGagcttggtggggggagggcagccaGCCGGGAGGGCCCAGGAGCGCTGGGCAAGAAGCACCTGAACCTCAATG ccgtCCCGTGTGCCCTGCAGGCGCTCCAGGAGGAAGACAACCGTCAGGAGTGGACGTTCACTTTCTACGGCTTCGGCTTCGACAACAGTGGCAAGGCCACCAGGGAG GACATGTCCAGCCTGATGCACACCCTCTAGGAAGCCGCCGATGCCTCCATTGGCCACTCCTCTGGCAGCAGCAAGACCTTTC ATAAGCTGACCATCAGCCCCAAGTCTTCCAGCAAGAGAAAGGACAATCCTCCCACAGGCCGAG CTCCCTGCACCGGCAGCGCCTCATCCCTGCCCAGGGCAAACCATCTGTtcagtaaacaaatgaatgagcga ACCGGAGCGCACTCACTGCAGGACGGCGGGCGAGCGCTCCGGAGACCCCACGGGGCCAGCAAGGCTGCCCGCACGCGTCAG GCTCTAACCGGAGGACCCTGGGGCCCCCGTGAGTTCTGCACGGAGCTCGCAGCGGTGCTGGCGGGGccccagggctggctgggggGCTGGCTGGGGTCCTGGCTGTCGTCGGGGGCCTTGCTCCCGTTCCCCTCTGGGGCGGCGGGTGCCGGACAGAGCCCTCTGCCCAGGATCCGGAGACCACCTGCCAGAGGCGCCCCTCCATCTCCGAGGGCCTGCTCTGGGCCCGTGCGGCAGCGAGCGCTCAGGCCCTCATCCCCACGGTACACGCAGGAGGCTGGGCgccaacccccacccctgctgcgcTCAGGGCCCGCCCTGCATGGACGGAGGAACCACTACTTGGACCTGGTAGGGACTGGAGACCAGGGCCCAGCGTGTGGGGCCGCGTGTGTGGACGCCTCGGGAGCAGGAGCCCCCTCCCCGCAAGGGTCCCGGAGCCCCTGCAACGAAGCACACTGCAGCCCTGCACCCAAAT GGTCCTCGCTGGCACAGGCCAAGCAGGACCATCAAGGCGAGGCCGTGCACTCCCAGAGCAGGTCCCACTCGCGGGAGTGGGAGGCACACATGGTGTCCC GCAGATCTCAGCCGCTGGCCGACCTCCCCCTGCTGGCTGCAGACCCCACCGTCAGGGCCCTGGACATGCAGCCTCTGAGGTCCCCCAAGGGCTCAGGGAGGCCCCCGGGGGTGCCCAACGGATGCAAGCCTGGGAGAGCCTTCAGCTCCCACTGGCCCAGGGAG GTgggccctggccccgccccccaggatgGCCAGCCCCCACCGCAGCCCCCCTACGGCCATAGGCGCCACTGGCAGAGGAACGTGGAGGACCACCTGCCCCCCAGGGTGGCACTGGAGCACGAGGCGGTGCGGGACCTGCCGCCCCtgctggtgggggagggctgtGCGGTGCCCGTGGTCCAGCGCCATGGCCACCACCACCCATCCTAG